From the Anoplopoma fimbria isolate UVic2021 breed Golden Eagle Sablefish chromosome 14, Afim_UVic_2022, whole genome shotgun sequence genome, one window contains:
- the znf618 gene encoding zinc finger protein 618 isoform X5 produces the protein MSAKEAPNPGKEQADGVSAATDGPSPTLVPKIKSTSPPTVTIKKEPGTSETSNGKVGDANPAEICVVIGGNDGGASGGGSRRAQTEGMFALGTPPPTKSTDSCIGSYVCGVCGKKYKYYNCFQTHVRAHRESDNMVADGLPQTPNILSPHCSRLPIGDILIPDSFRYSCDICGKKYKYYSCFQEHRDLHAVDDPYEQVVLPVDGLKEEEPVEPYQKIGPKTGSYVCEFCGKQYKYFNPYQEHVALHTPMGSFDLKTSRVQECGSMDMSKFGHSQTGKIKRTPSPLVASTFSTTQKPYTCGACGIQFQFYNNLLEHMQSHAADNENHTKGDSPKTSSASGLQEQLWRGSQAQAHSSVKLQIQPQSIPQRNHTVSQNNGLPEKERQQVAERLLRVMCSDLSMLNVLNSKDFLKLAQTLVDTGARHGAYSTRDAFGNMSALALRQLPRMYNQVKVKVTCALGSNASLGIAVTCHSQTSGPDACFVLTAYQVEGSRLKRYVLGVREAELREGPEQIHHWVQNVLSEFVMSDIRTVYVSEPRVWAAGFAGSPLGGGGGGGRSRIWLRCAGCSLGAVVQAVLGKRSLQARGLHELAELLSSCREIASSTTLSLREDHSTKTSTSTTEEGTQGGLAQCPTPPCWDRTAEALLQVHAHFEQICEAYGRSKTTAPILHGLNKHLLGTLSCLLAPLRLAALELSSQRRPTLQQVLPVYLRLEKFFTSKAGEAGTGTASKLCHYFLEALKENFKVERAHQVAMVLDPLIKLCSVPAYQHEDIISRACEMAAEPRDGGMTGGGGGSGGEERDADGPPTPKISRIEGGGNNGGTSRGTSSSCTVSGNDESQSQVRQEIFQYLAEPLLQGTPDLFQYWSSAVNEKFPRLSRLAMWLLAVPAVGIRNECVTVCEQSLAMKRRQQVTAEEMNKLIFLRSNMG, from the exons ATGAGCGCAAAAGAGGCACCCAATCCTGGGAAGGAGCAGGCGGATGGTGTGAGTGCGGCCACAGATGGTCCCTCACCAACCTTAGTCCCAAAGATCAAGAGTACAAGTCCACCAACTGTCACAATAAAGAAAGAGCCCGGGACCTCAGAGACGAGCAACGGGAAAGTGGGTGATGCCAACCCCGCTGAGATCTGTGTTGTCATTGGAGGGAATGATGGAGGAGCAAGTGGAGGTGGATCCCGTAGAGCTCAGACCGAGGGTATGTTTGCCCTTGGTACTCCTCCTCCAACGAAGAGCACAGACTCGTGCATAG GTTCCTATGTATGTGGGGTATGTGGGAAGAAGTACAAGTATTATAACTGCTTTCAGACACACGTCAGGGCACACAGAG AATCAGATAACATGGTTGCAGATGGTCTACCCCAGACACCCAACA TCTTGTCTCCTCACTGTAGCCGCCTTCCCATAGGTGACATCCTAATACCAG ATAGCTTCCGTTACTCCTGTGACATTTGTGGCAAGAAGTATAAATACTACAGCTGCTTCCAGGAGCACCGTGACCTGCATGCAGTTGACG ATCCATATGAACAGGTAGTGTTACCTGTGGACGGCCTTAAAGAGGAGGAGCCAGTTGAACCCTACCAGAAAATTGGACCAA AAACTGGGAGCTATGTTTGTGAGTTCTGTGGGAAGCAGTACAAGTATTTTAACCCATACCAGGAGCATGTTGCTCTTCACACTCCAATGG GCTCCTTTGATTTGAAGACATCACGGGTACAGGAATGTGGGAGCATGGATATGAGTAAATTTGGCCACAGCCAAACTGGTAAGATAAAAA GAACTCCGAGCCCTCTGGTGGCCAGCACCTTCTCTACAACCCAGA AACCCTACACTTGTGGTGCCTGTGGCATCCAGTTCCAGTTCTACAACAACCTGCTGGAGCACATGCAGTCCCACGCTG CGGACAATGAGAACCACACCAAAGGGGACTCTCCCAAAACCTCCTCAGCGTCCGGTCTCCAAGAGCAGCTGTGGAGGGGATCTCAGGCTCAGGCCCATTCCTCAGTTAAACTACAAATCCAGCCTCAAAGTATCCCCCAGAGAAACCACACAGTCAGCC AGAATAATGGTCTACCTGAGAAGGAACGACAGCAGGTGGCCGAGCGCCTCTTACGGGTAATGTGTTCAGATCTGAGCATGTTGAACGTGCTCAACAGCAAGGACTTCCTCAAATTGGCACAGACCTTAGTGGATACGGGTGCTCGTCACGGCGCCTACTCCACCCGTGATGCGTTTGGCAACATGAGTGCCTTGGCACTGCGCCAGCTGCCCCGCATGTACAAccaagtcaaagtcaaagtaacGTGTGCTCTAGGCTCCAATGCTTCGCTCGGCATCGCTGTCACCTGCCACTCGCAGACGTCAGGCCCAGATGCTTGCTTTGTTCTCACGGCCTACCAGGTGGAGGGGTCGAGGCTGAAGCGCTACGTGCTTGGTGTGAGGGAGGCTGAGCTGAGGGAAGGGCCCGAGCAGATTCACCACTGGGTGCAGAACGTGCTGTCTGAGTTTGTGATGTCAGACATCCGCACCGTGTATGTCTCCGAGCCCAGAGTGTGGGCGGCAGGATTTGCGGGGTCACCActtggcggcggcggcggcggtggccGGAGCAGGATATGGTTGCGATGCGCGGGGTGTTCACTCGGCGCCGTTGTCCAGGCCGTCCTTGGGAAGCGCAGCCTCCAGGCTCGAGGTCTCCACGAGTTGGCTGAGCTTCTCTCATCGTGCCGAGAAATTGCCTCCTCCACCACGCTGTCCCTTCGTGAGGACCATAGCACCAAAACATCCACAAGCACAACGGAGGAAGGTACACAGGGCGGCCTTGCACAATGCCCCACCCCTCCTTGCTGGGATCGTACGGCCGAAGCTCTTCTGCAGGTCCATGCCCACTTTGAACAGATTTGTGAGGCTTACGGACGCAGTAAGACCACAGCTCCAATCCTCCATGGTCTCAACAAGCATCTGCTCGGTACGCTGTCTTGTCTGCTGGCCCCTCTGCGTTTAGCAGCTCTGGAGCTGAGCAGCCAGAGGAGACCGACCTTACAGCAGGTTCTGCCCGTCTACCTTCGCTTGGAGAAGTTTTTCACGTCCAAAGCTGGGGAGGCTGGAACCGGCACGGCAAGCAAACTCTGCCACTACTTCCTAGAAGCACTTAAGGAAAATTTCAAG GTCGAACGAGCCCACCAGGTAGCCATGGTCCTCGACCCACTGATCAAATTGTGTTCAGTGCCGGCCTACCAGCATGAAGACATAATCTCCCGCGCATGCGAAATGGCTGCTGAACCCAGGGATGGAGGTATGACAGGTGGTGGCGGAGGTTCAGGTGGCGAAGAGCGAGACGCCGATGGCCCACCAACCCCTAAAATAAGCCGCATAGAAGGAGGGGGAAACAACGGCGGCACCTCAAGGGGGACGTCCTCGTCTTGCACAGTGTCCGGTAATGATGAGAGTCAGAGCCAAGTTAGACAAGAGATTTTTCAATACCTGGCTGAGCCTCTTCTCCAAGGCACACCTGACCTCTTCCAGTACTGGAGCTCAGCAGTGAATGAAAAGTTCCCCaggctttctcgcctcgcaatGTGGCTCCTCGCTGTGCCTGCTGTGGGCATCCGCAACGAGTGTGTGACGGTCTGCGAGCAGAGCCTGGCTAtgaagaggaggcagcaggtAACCGCTGAGGAGATGAACAAACTCATTTTCCTTCGCTCCAATATGGGCTAG
- the znf618 gene encoding zinc finger protein 618 isoform X3, giving the protein MSAKEAPNPGKEQADGVSAATDGPSPTLVPKIKSTSPPTVTIKKEPGTSETSNGKVGDANPAEICVVIGGNDGGASGGGSRRAQTEGSYVCGVCGKKYKYYNCFQTHVRAHRESDNMVADGLPQTPNILSPHCSRLPIGDILIPDSFRYSCDICGKKYKYYSCFQEHRDLHAVDDPYEQVVLPVDGLKEEEPVEPYQKIGPKTGSYVCEFCGKQYKYFNPYQEHVALHTPMGSFDLKTSRVQECGSMDMSKFGHSQTGKIKNSPFRRKLESAIQSSLVDTNSSQNSSGTPSPLVASTFSTTQKPYTCGACGIQFQFYNNLLEHMQSHAADNENHTKGDSPKTSSASGLQEQLWRGSQAQAHSSVKLQIQPQSIPQRNHTVSQNNGLPEKERQQVAERLLRVMCSDLSMLNVLNSKDFLKLAQTLVDTGARHGAYSTRDAFGNMSALALRQLPRMYNQVKVKVTCALGSNASLGIAVTCHSQTSGPDACFVLTAYQVEGSRLKRYVLGVREAELREGPEQIHHWVQNVLSEFVMSDIRTVYVSEPRVWAAGFAGSPLGGGGGGGRSRIWLRCAGCSLGAVVQAVLGKRSLQARGLHELAELLSSCREIASSTTLSLREDHSTKTSTSTTEEGTQGGLAQCPTPPCWDRTAEALLQVHAHFEQICEAYGRSKTTAPILHGLNKHLLGTLSCLLAPLRLAALELSSQRRPTLQQVLPVYLRLEKFFTSKAGEAGTGTASKLCHYFLEALKENFKVERAHQVAMVLDPLIKLCSVPAYQHEDIISRACEMAAEPRDGGMTGGGGGSGGEERDADGPPTPKISRIEGGGNNGGTSRGTSSSCTVSGNDESQSQVRQEIFQYLAEPLLQGTPDLFQYWSSAVNEKFPRLSRLAMWLLAVPAVGIRNECVTVCEQSLAMKRRQQVTAEEMNKLIFLRSNMG; this is encoded by the exons ATGAGCGCAAAAGAGGCACCCAATCCTGGGAAGGAGCAGGCGGATGGTGTGAGTGCGGCCACAGATGGTCCCTCACCAACCTTAGTCCCAAAGATCAAGAGTACAAGTCCACCAACTGTCACAATAAAGAAAGAGCCCGGGACCTCAGAGACGAGCAACGGGAAAGTGGGTGATGCCAACCCCGCTGAGATCTGTGTTGTCATTGGAGGGAATGATGGAGGAGCAAGTGGAGGTGGATCCCGTAGAGCTCAGACCGAGG GTTCCTATGTATGTGGGGTATGTGGGAAGAAGTACAAGTATTATAACTGCTTTCAGACACACGTCAGGGCACACAGAG AATCAGATAACATGGTTGCAGATGGTCTACCCCAGACACCCAACA TCTTGTCTCCTCACTGTAGCCGCCTTCCCATAGGTGACATCCTAATACCAG ATAGCTTCCGTTACTCCTGTGACATTTGTGGCAAGAAGTATAAATACTACAGCTGCTTCCAGGAGCACCGTGACCTGCATGCAGTTGACG ATCCATATGAACAGGTAGTGTTACCTGTGGACGGCCTTAAAGAGGAGGAGCCAGTTGAACCCTACCAGAAAATTGGACCAA AAACTGGGAGCTATGTTTGTGAGTTCTGTGGGAAGCAGTACAAGTATTTTAACCCATACCAGGAGCATGTTGCTCTTCACACTCCAATGG GCTCCTTTGATTTGAAGACATCACGGGTACAGGAATGTGGGAGCATGGATATGAGTAAATTTGGCCACAGCCAAACTGGTAAGATAAAAA ACAGTCCATTCAGGCGGAAACTGGAAAGTGCAATTCAGTCTAGTCTGGTTGACACAAACAGTTCGCAGAATTCAAGCG GAACTCCGAGCCCTCTGGTGGCCAGCACCTTCTCTACAACCCAGA AACCCTACACTTGTGGTGCCTGTGGCATCCAGTTCCAGTTCTACAACAACCTGCTGGAGCACATGCAGTCCCACGCTG CGGACAATGAGAACCACACCAAAGGGGACTCTCCCAAAACCTCCTCAGCGTCCGGTCTCCAAGAGCAGCTGTGGAGGGGATCTCAGGCTCAGGCCCATTCCTCAGTTAAACTACAAATCCAGCCTCAAAGTATCCCCCAGAGAAACCACACAGTCAGCC AGAATAATGGTCTACCTGAGAAGGAACGACAGCAGGTGGCCGAGCGCCTCTTACGGGTAATGTGTTCAGATCTGAGCATGTTGAACGTGCTCAACAGCAAGGACTTCCTCAAATTGGCACAGACCTTAGTGGATACGGGTGCTCGTCACGGCGCCTACTCCACCCGTGATGCGTTTGGCAACATGAGTGCCTTGGCACTGCGCCAGCTGCCCCGCATGTACAAccaagtcaaagtcaaagtaacGTGTGCTCTAGGCTCCAATGCTTCGCTCGGCATCGCTGTCACCTGCCACTCGCAGACGTCAGGCCCAGATGCTTGCTTTGTTCTCACGGCCTACCAGGTGGAGGGGTCGAGGCTGAAGCGCTACGTGCTTGGTGTGAGGGAGGCTGAGCTGAGGGAAGGGCCCGAGCAGATTCACCACTGGGTGCAGAACGTGCTGTCTGAGTTTGTGATGTCAGACATCCGCACCGTGTATGTCTCCGAGCCCAGAGTGTGGGCGGCAGGATTTGCGGGGTCACCActtggcggcggcggcggcggtggccGGAGCAGGATATGGTTGCGATGCGCGGGGTGTTCACTCGGCGCCGTTGTCCAGGCCGTCCTTGGGAAGCGCAGCCTCCAGGCTCGAGGTCTCCACGAGTTGGCTGAGCTTCTCTCATCGTGCCGAGAAATTGCCTCCTCCACCACGCTGTCCCTTCGTGAGGACCATAGCACCAAAACATCCACAAGCACAACGGAGGAAGGTACACAGGGCGGCCTTGCACAATGCCCCACCCCTCCTTGCTGGGATCGTACGGCCGAAGCTCTTCTGCAGGTCCATGCCCACTTTGAACAGATTTGTGAGGCTTACGGACGCAGTAAGACCACAGCTCCAATCCTCCATGGTCTCAACAAGCATCTGCTCGGTACGCTGTCTTGTCTGCTGGCCCCTCTGCGTTTAGCAGCTCTGGAGCTGAGCAGCCAGAGGAGACCGACCTTACAGCAGGTTCTGCCCGTCTACCTTCGCTTGGAGAAGTTTTTCACGTCCAAAGCTGGGGAGGCTGGAACCGGCACGGCAAGCAAACTCTGCCACTACTTCCTAGAAGCACTTAAGGAAAATTTCAAG GTCGAACGAGCCCACCAGGTAGCCATGGTCCTCGACCCACTGATCAAATTGTGTTCAGTGCCGGCCTACCAGCATGAAGACATAATCTCCCGCGCATGCGAAATGGCTGCTGAACCCAGGGATGGAGGTATGACAGGTGGTGGCGGAGGTTCAGGTGGCGAAGAGCGAGACGCCGATGGCCCACCAACCCCTAAAATAAGCCGCATAGAAGGAGGGGGAAACAACGGCGGCACCTCAAGGGGGACGTCCTCGTCTTGCACAGTGTCCGGTAATGATGAGAGTCAGAGCCAAGTTAGACAAGAGATTTTTCAATACCTGGCTGAGCCTCTTCTCCAAGGCACACCTGACCTCTTCCAGTACTGGAGCTCAGCAGTGAATGAAAAGTTCCCCaggctttctcgcctcgcaatGTGGCTCCTCGCTGTGCCTGCTGTGGGCATCCGCAACGAGTGTGTGACGGTCTGCGAGCAGAGCCTGGCTAtgaagaggaggcagcaggtAACCGCTGAGGAGATGAACAAACTCATTTTCCTTCGCTCCAATATGGGCTAG
- the znf618 gene encoding zinc finger protein 618 isoform X4, whose translation MSAKEAPNPGKEQADGVSAATDGPSPTLVPKIKSTSPPTVTIKKEPGTSETSNGKVGDANPAEICVVIGGNDGGASGGGSRRAQTEGMFALGTPPPTKSTDSCIGSYVCGVCGKKYKYYNCFQTHVRAHRESDNMVADGLPQTPNILSPHCSRLPIGDILIPDSFRYSCDICGKKYKYYSCFQEHRDLHAVDDPYEQVVLPVDGLKEEEPVEPYQKIGPKTGSYVCEFCGKQYKYFNPYQEHVALHTPMGSFDLKTSRVQECGSMDMSKFGHSQTGKIKNSPFRRKLESAIQSSLVDTNSSQNSSGTPSPLVASTFSTTQTDNENHTKGDSPKTSSASGLQEQLWRGSQAQAHSSVKLQIQPQSIPQRNHTVSQNNGLPEKERQQVAERLLRVMCSDLSMLNVLNSKDFLKLAQTLVDTGARHGAYSTRDAFGNMSALALRQLPRMYNQVKVKVTCALGSNASLGIAVTCHSQTSGPDACFVLTAYQVEGSRLKRYVLGVREAELREGPEQIHHWVQNVLSEFVMSDIRTVYVSEPRVWAAGFAGSPLGGGGGGGRSRIWLRCAGCSLGAVVQAVLGKRSLQARGLHELAELLSSCREIASSTTLSLREDHSTKTSTSTTEEGTQGGLAQCPTPPCWDRTAEALLQVHAHFEQICEAYGRSKTTAPILHGLNKHLLGTLSCLLAPLRLAALELSSQRRPTLQQVLPVYLRLEKFFTSKAGEAGTGTASKLCHYFLEALKENFKVERAHQVAMVLDPLIKLCSVPAYQHEDIISRACEMAAEPRDGGMTGGGGGSGGEERDADGPPTPKISRIEGGGNNGGTSRGTSSSCTVSGNDESQSQVRQEIFQYLAEPLLQGTPDLFQYWSSAVNEKFPRLSRLAMWLLAVPAVGIRNECVTVCEQSLAMKRRQQVTAEEMNKLIFLRSNMG comes from the exons ATGAGCGCAAAAGAGGCACCCAATCCTGGGAAGGAGCAGGCGGATGGTGTGAGTGCGGCCACAGATGGTCCCTCACCAACCTTAGTCCCAAAGATCAAGAGTACAAGTCCACCAACTGTCACAATAAAGAAAGAGCCCGGGACCTCAGAGACGAGCAACGGGAAAGTGGGTGATGCCAACCCCGCTGAGATCTGTGTTGTCATTGGAGGGAATGATGGAGGAGCAAGTGGAGGTGGATCCCGTAGAGCTCAGACCGAGGGTATGTTTGCCCTTGGTACTCCTCCTCCAACGAAGAGCACAGACTCGTGCATAG GTTCCTATGTATGTGGGGTATGTGGGAAGAAGTACAAGTATTATAACTGCTTTCAGACACACGTCAGGGCACACAGAG AATCAGATAACATGGTTGCAGATGGTCTACCCCAGACACCCAACA TCTTGTCTCCTCACTGTAGCCGCCTTCCCATAGGTGACATCCTAATACCAG ATAGCTTCCGTTACTCCTGTGACATTTGTGGCAAGAAGTATAAATACTACAGCTGCTTCCAGGAGCACCGTGACCTGCATGCAGTTGACG ATCCATATGAACAGGTAGTGTTACCTGTGGACGGCCTTAAAGAGGAGGAGCCAGTTGAACCCTACCAGAAAATTGGACCAA AAACTGGGAGCTATGTTTGTGAGTTCTGTGGGAAGCAGTACAAGTATTTTAACCCATACCAGGAGCATGTTGCTCTTCACACTCCAATGG GCTCCTTTGATTTGAAGACATCACGGGTACAGGAATGTGGGAGCATGGATATGAGTAAATTTGGCCACAGCCAAACTGGTAAGATAAAAA ACAGTCCATTCAGGCGGAAACTGGAAAGTGCAATTCAGTCTAGTCTGGTTGACACAAACAGTTCGCAGAATTCAAGCG GAACTCCGAGCCCTCTGGTGGCCAGCACCTTCTCTACAACCCAGA CGGACAATGAGAACCACACCAAAGGGGACTCTCCCAAAACCTCCTCAGCGTCCGGTCTCCAAGAGCAGCTGTGGAGGGGATCTCAGGCTCAGGCCCATTCCTCAGTTAAACTACAAATCCAGCCTCAAAGTATCCCCCAGAGAAACCACACAGTCAGCC AGAATAATGGTCTACCTGAGAAGGAACGACAGCAGGTGGCCGAGCGCCTCTTACGGGTAATGTGTTCAGATCTGAGCATGTTGAACGTGCTCAACAGCAAGGACTTCCTCAAATTGGCACAGACCTTAGTGGATACGGGTGCTCGTCACGGCGCCTACTCCACCCGTGATGCGTTTGGCAACATGAGTGCCTTGGCACTGCGCCAGCTGCCCCGCATGTACAAccaagtcaaagtcaaagtaacGTGTGCTCTAGGCTCCAATGCTTCGCTCGGCATCGCTGTCACCTGCCACTCGCAGACGTCAGGCCCAGATGCTTGCTTTGTTCTCACGGCCTACCAGGTGGAGGGGTCGAGGCTGAAGCGCTACGTGCTTGGTGTGAGGGAGGCTGAGCTGAGGGAAGGGCCCGAGCAGATTCACCACTGGGTGCAGAACGTGCTGTCTGAGTTTGTGATGTCAGACATCCGCACCGTGTATGTCTCCGAGCCCAGAGTGTGGGCGGCAGGATTTGCGGGGTCACCActtggcggcggcggcggcggtggccGGAGCAGGATATGGTTGCGATGCGCGGGGTGTTCACTCGGCGCCGTTGTCCAGGCCGTCCTTGGGAAGCGCAGCCTCCAGGCTCGAGGTCTCCACGAGTTGGCTGAGCTTCTCTCATCGTGCCGAGAAATTGCCTCCTCCACCACGCTGTCCCTTCGTGAGGACCATAGCACCAAAACATCCACAAGCACAACGGAGGAAGGTACACAGGGCGGCCTTGCACAATGCCCCACCCCTCCTTGCTGGGATCGTACGGCCGAAGCTCTTCTGCAGGTCCATGCCCACTTTGAACAGATTTGTGAGGCTTACGGACGCAGTAAGACCACAGCTCCAATCCTCCATGGTCTCAACAAGCATCTGCTCGGTACGCTGTCTTGTCTGCTGGCCCCTCTGCGTTTAGCAGCTCTGGAGCTGAGCAGCCAGAGGAGACCGACCTTACAGCAGGTTCTGCCCGTCTACCTTCGCTTGGAGAAGTTTTTCACGTCCAAAGCTGGGGAGGCTGGAACCGGCACGGCAAGCAAACTCTGCCACTACTTCCTAGAAGCACTTAAGGAAAATTTCAAG GTCGAACGAGCCCACCAGGTAGCCATGGTCCTCGACCCACTGATCAAATTGTGTTCAGTGCCGGCCTACCAGCATGAAGACATAATCTCCCGCGCATGCGAAATGGCTGCTGAACCCAGGGATGGAGGTATGACAGGTGGTGGCGGAGGTTCAGGTGGCGAAGAGCGAGACGCCGATGGCCCACCAACCCCTAAAATAAGCCGCATAGAAGGAGGGGGAAACAACGGCGGCACCTCAAGGGGGACGTCCTCGTCTTGCACAGTGTCCGGTAATGATGAGAGTCAGAGCCAAGTTAGACAAGAGATTTTTCAATACCTGGCTGAGCCTCTTCTCCAAGGCACACCTGACCTCTTCCAGTACTGGAGCTCAGCAGTGAATGAAAAGTTCCCCaggctttctcgcctcgcaatGTGGCTCCTCGCTGTGCCTGCTGTGGGCATCCGCAACGAGTGTGTGACGGTCTGCGAGCAGAGCCTGGCTAtgaagaggaggcagcaggtAACCGCTGAGGAGATGAACAAACTCATTTTCCTTCGCTCCAATATGGGCTAG